TACGGTTTCCAACGCCTTGAACGGCGTGGATGTCTTAAACCCAGAGACCAAATCACATGTCCTGAAGGTGGCAGAGCGTTTAAACTACGTTCCCAACTTGAACGGCAAGCTGCTAAAATCCGGGCAAACCAAAATGCTGGGCTTTTTCACCACAAGTGTGTCGGGTCCATACTTTTATAAGCTGGTTGAATCCATGTCTCGCGAATGCGATCGTCTGGGCTACGGGCTGAATGTGTTTGTGACCAAGGATAAGCAGGTCATTATGAGTAATATTCTGGGACGGCGTGTGGATGGCGTTATCATCTACGAAGAACTGCGGATTGATGAGCAGGATATTGTCGCTATGGAGAAAGACAAGATTAAGGCTGTGTTTCTGGATCGGGTCTATCAGAGCGATACTATGGGAAGCGTCATATTTGACTCTTATGTAGCGGGTTACGAAGCAACCAAGTATTTAATTGGACTGGGGCACAAGAAAATTGCTTACATATCCGGCGTGGACACCATGTTTGACAGTAATCAGCGTAGAGATGGATATTTGGCCGCTTTGCGTGAGTACCAGCTTCCGTTGGATGATGATTACATCTTACAGGGATATTTTGAGGAAGAGGGCACCTACAGTGCTGTAAAATCTTTTCTTCATCTGCATCCTGCCAAGCTGCCTGATGCTTTTCTTGCAGGAAATGATGTGAGTGCAATCGGCTGCATCCATGCGTTGAAGTCTCATGGCTTCGAGGTTCCTCAAGATGTAAGTGTAGTAGGCTTCGATGATATTGATATTGCCCAATATTTTTCCCCGCCATTAAGTACCGTACGAAACCAGATTGCAAGGCAGGGTATCCTGGCGATCAATCACCTGGTTCGCATGATCAAGAAGAAGGAACATGGGGTTTCACAAAAACTGGCGGGTGAACTTATCATACGGGGCTCAAGTCATGTGAAGATGGACCGGAGTGATTTTTTAACATAACTGATTCAATCATTTCCGGTCTTTTTTAATTATAGATTTGATAATAGGGGGTTTTTTTGTCATAAAATAAAAACGTTTTTATGAGGAAATGCTTAAGTTGGAGGGGAGA
This window of the Paenibacillus marchantiae genome carries:
- a CDS encoding LacI family DNA-binding transcriptional regulator, producing the protein MGKITIKDVAREAGVSISTVSNALNGVDVLNPETKSHVLKVAERLNYVPNLNGKLLKSGQTKMLGFFTTSVSGPYFYKLVESMSRECDRLGYGLNVFVTKDKQVIMSNILGRRVDGVIIYEELRIDEQDIVAMEKDKIKAVFLDRVYQSDTMGSVIFDSYVAGYEATKYLIGLGHKKIAYISGVDTMFDSNQRRDGYLAALREYQLPLDDDYILQGYFEEEGTYSAVKSFLHLHPAKLPDAFLAGNDVSAIGCIHALKSHGFEVPQDVSVVGFDDIDIAQYFSPPLSTVRNQIARQGILAINHLVRMIKKKEHGVSQKLAGELIIRGSSHVKMDRSDFLT